A part of Diprion similis isolate iyDipSimi1 chromosome 12, iyDipSimi1.1, whole genome shotgun sequence genomic DNA contains:
- the LOC124413123 gene encoding MAGE-like protein 2, translated as MVSEVRLTVNTTQISKAIMFRFFLVTVALATAKASYYSGGHGLSVQPKFLSQSVHLQEIPTKIIRITKTVAVKVPVPYPVKVPQHIPVPVPVNHPVAVPVPQIVKVPHHIPIEISKPVPYELQQQVPLLVSKPVPFPQPVAVPHPIAINKPVLYPVPHAVPYPQHSESTGYEQGGYSGGSDEGTGHGEQSYNSYTVESQGQNYDQGSHQGGSNYGNENFHGSQPDYSAQH; from the exons ATGGTCAGTGAAGTTCGCCTCACTGTAAATACCACCCAAATCTCAAAAGCAATCATGTTCCGATTT TTTCTGGTGACGGTGGCTTTGGCCACGGCGAAGGCGTCTTACTACTCCGGAGGTCACGGACTCTCAGTTCAACCTAAGTTCCTCTCGCAGTCTGTGCATCTCCAGGAAATACCCACTAAGATCATACGGATCACAAAGACTGTGGCTGTCAAGGTTCCTGTGCCCTACCCAGTTAAG GTTCCTCAACACATCCCGGTTCCGGTACCGGTCAACCATCCAGTGGCAGTTCCTGTGCCTCAGATCGTGAAGGTGCCCCATCACATTCCGATCGAGATATCGAAGCCGGTGCCTTACGAGCTCCAGCAACAAGTACCCCTCCTCGTCTCGAAGCCAGTACCTTTCCCGCAGCCAGTAGCAGTTCCACATCCGATTGCCATAAACAAACCAGTCCTGTATCCGGTGCCCCATGCGGTACCTTACCCACAGCATAGTGAGTCGACCGGTTACGAGCAAGGTGGATACAGCGGTGGCAGCGACGAAGGCACCGGCCACGGAGAACAGAGCTACAATTCATACACCGTCGAGTCTCAGGGACAAAATTATGATCAGGGTAGCCACCAGGGTGGCTCAAATtacggaaatgaaaatttccacgGATCTCAGCCGGACTACTCGGCCCAGCACTGA
- the LOC124413121 gene encoding tetra-peptide repeat homeobox protein 1-like isoform X1 has translation MNAKVIIFFALVALAVAEEHKPQAKLEKAAVAPVADAPKAAAKPADTKKDKRGLLGFGYGSGWNSGLGINSYSSLGSSYGSGFNYGSGLSYGSGLGYGSGLGYGSGLGYGSGLGLGESVSSVTITKEVPVAVPHPVAVPVEKHVAVPVKVPYAVPVDRPYPVHVPKPYPVEVTKHVPYPVDRPYPVPAPYAVKVHVPAPYAVGVPQPYPVPVVKHVPVAVSHPVVVERNNGWNSGWSGASSYSSW, from the exons ATGAACGCAAAG gtgataatttttttcgccctCGTGGCCCTCGCCGTTGCGGAGGAACACAAGCCACAAGCCAAGCTTGAAAAAGCAGCTGTAGCACCAGTTGCCGATGCTCCCAAGGCTGCAGCTAAACCAGCGGACACGAAGAAGGACAAACGAGGACTTCTTGGATTCGGCTACGGATCCGGATGGAACTCCGGTCTCGGCATCAACAGTTACTCTTCCCTGGGATCTAGCTACGGATCTGGCTTCAACTATGGATCTGGTCTCAGCTACGGATCTGGTCTCGGCTACGGATCTGGACTTGGCTACGGATCTGGTCTCGGCTACGGCTCCGGTCTTGGTTTGGGCGAAAGTGTCAGCTCAGTGACGATCACTAAGGAAGTCCCAGTGGCGGTTCCCCACCCAGTTGCCGTCCCCGTTGAGAAGCACGTCGCCGTTCCCGTAAAA GTGCCGTACGCGGTTCCTGTCGACAGGCCATACCCCGTCCATGTGCCAAAGCCATACCCAGTTGAGGTCACCAAGCACGTACCCTACCCGGTGGACCGTCCTTACCCAGTCCCCGCTCCGTACGCCGTCAAGGTCCACGTTCCAGCCCCTTACGCAGTTGGAGTGCCCCAGCCCTACCCTGTCCCCGTTGTGAAGCACGTCCCAGTCGCCGTTTCGCACCCAGTTGTCGTCGAGCGTAACAACGGATGGAACTCAGGATGGTCTGGTGCGTCCAGCTACTCATCCTGGTAA
- the LOC124413121 gene encoding uncharacterized protein LOC124413121 isoform X2 — protein MNAKVIIFFALVALAVAEEHKPQAKLEKAAVAPVADAPKAAAKPADTKKDKRGLLGFGYGSGWNSGLGINSYSSLGSSYGSGFNYGSGLSYGSGLGYGYGSGLGLGESVSSVTITKEVPVAVPHPVAVPVEKHVAVPVKVPYAVPVDRPYPVHVPKPYPVEVTKHVPYPVDRPYPVPAPYAVKVHVPAPYAVGVPQPYPVPVVKHVPVAVSHPVVVERNNGWNSGWSGASSYSSW, from the exons ATGAACGCAAAG gtgataatttttttcgccctCGTGGCCCTCGCCGTTGCGGAGGAACACAAGCCACAAGCCAAGCTTGAAAAAGCAGCTGTAGCACCAGTTGCCGATGCTCCCAAGGCTGCAGCTAAACCAGCGGACACGAAGAAGGACAAACGAGGACTTCTTGGATTCGGCTACGGATCCGGATGGAACTCCGGTCTCGGCATCAACAGTTACTCTTCCCTGGGATCTAGCTACGGATCTGGCTTCAACTATGGATCTGGTCTCAGCTACGGATCTGGTCTCGGCTA CGGCTACGGCTCCGGTCTTGGTTTGGGCGAAAGTGTCAGCTCAGTGACGATCACTAAGGAAGTCCCAGTGGCGGTTCCCCACCCAGTTGCCGTCCCCGTTGAGAAGCACGTCGCCGTTCCCGTAAAA GTGCCGTACGCGGTTCCTGTCGACAGGCCATACCCCGTCCATGTGCCAAAGCCATACCCAGTTGAGGTCACCAAGCACGTACCCTACCCGGTGGACCGTCCTTACCCAGTCCCCGCTCCGTACGCCGTCAAGGTCCACGTTCCAGCCCCTTACGCAGTTGGAGTGCCCCAGCCCTACCCTGTCCCCGTTGTGAAGCACGTCCCAGTCGCCGTTTCGCACCCAGTTGTCGTCGAGCGTAACAACGGATGGAACTCAGGATGGTCTGGTGCGTCCAGCTACTCATCCTGGTAA
- the LOC124413613 gene encoding pre-mRNA-splicing factor CWC25-like codes for MVAKKPPRNTALVLSAIRKLRDIQGTTSREIMNFIASEYDVSGPSLKRHVQMALKRGMSYGLIHRAKGGYYLSNPKGLTISCDDLVDRGRRGGCKGRKRRRRRSRRGKCGRRRSRRRRRHGRGKCRGKRSSRRRRRGRGKRRCGRRGRRRAGEDEMDEMAAILPRDSPRKPTRLGRGKFPERGATRSKSLSDRSSATRSSGGSAALDGQTPL; via the exons ATGGTAGCGAAAAAACCGCCCCGCAACACCGCCCTCGTCCTCTCGGCGATCCGGAAGCTGCGGGACATCCAGGGCACAACTTCGCGCGAGATAATGAACTTCATCGCCTCGGAATACGACGTCTCAGGCCCCAGCCTGAAGCGCCACGTCCAGATGGCCCTGAAGCGCGGCATGTCTTACGGCTTGATCCATCGCGCAAAAGG CGGTTACTACCTCTCGAACCCTAAGGGGCTGACAATCAGCTGCGACGACTTGGTGGATCGTGGCAGAAGAGGAGGGTGCAAGGGCAGGAAACGACGCAGGCGAAGGAGCAGGCGCGGAAAATGCGGACGCAGGCGATCCCGCAGGCGAAGGAGGCACGGCAGGGGAAAGTGCAGGGGAAAACGCAGCagcaggaggaggaggaggggcaGGGGGAAGAGGAGGTGCGGACGTCGAGGGCGCAGGCGCGCAGGCGAAGACGAGATGGACGAGATGGCCGCCATCTTGCCGCGCGACAGCCCCAGAAAACCCACCAGACTCGGACGTGGCAAATTCCCTGAGAGGGGCGCCACTCGCAGTAAGAGTCTTAGCGATCGATCTTCGGCTACCCGGTCTTCGGGAGGCAGTGCGGCTCTCGATGGCCAGACGCCGCTGTAA
- the LOC124413124 gene encoding cuticle protein 63-like: MRVLVCLMLVSMAFAVEDKAVKKRGLGLDLGHGGWDAGYGYGGYGGYGHGHGHIQTVAIQKTVAVPVAHPYPVDRPYPVHVKVPVAHPVPVPVPAPYPVVHTKTVHVPVDRPYPVPVKVAVPAPYPVKVPVPAPYPVKVHSPVPVAVPHPVPVYVKQTVPVYVGHGGHGGYGGAYEGYGHGW, from the exons ATGAGAGTTCTG GTCTGCTTGATGCTGGTCTCGATGGCCTTCGCCGTCGAAGACAAAGCCGTGAAGAAGCGAGGCCTTGGACTCGACCTGGGACACGGAGGATGGGATGCCGGCTATGGATATGGCGGATACGGTGGATATGGACACGGACACGGTCACATCCAAACCGTTGCCATCCAAAAGACTGTCGCCGTTCCAGTGGCTCATCCCTACCCCGTCGACAGGCCCTATCCTGTTCATGTCAAG GTACCAGTCGCCCACCCTGTGCCTGTACCTGTACCGGCTCCCTACCCAGTGGTCCACACCAAAACCGTCCACGTCCCTGTCGACAGGCCGTACCCAGTCCCCGTAAAGGTAGCCGTTCCAGCCCCTTACCCCGTGAAGGTGCCAGTACCAGCCCCCTACCCCGTCAAG GTACATTCCCCAGTTCCCGTCGCCGTCCCGCACCCAGTTCCCGTCTACGTAAAGCAGACAGTCCCGGTCTATGTTGGTCACGGAGGCCATGGTGGTTACGGTGGCGCTTACGAGGGATATGGCCACGGCTGGTAG